The nucleotide sequence TCGCAGCTGATGTTGTGGGCATTAAGTTAAAGGATGGTCGTGTATCTAGTCTGGTTTTACGTTATAACGATCGTTACATAGGACATGTATCGTTAGGGTTGGATAATGCCTCTAAGCAAGTATTGCAGCAGTTTCTTAAAGAGCATCCAGGACAATGTCCTTTCACCGAACTAACTTCAGGAATGAAAAAATCAGAGGTATCGTGGTTAAGTGCTCCATTTAAGTGCCGTGTGACTGCATTGGAGTTTACAAACTCAGGATTATTGCGACATCCCAAATTGCTTGGGTTTGGGGATGTATAAATGAAGAGCAGCGAGGTTTAAACTGGTCTCTTGCTTTTGTTTAGATTTCAAAAGCCTACCTATTCGATAGACTCCAAAATATGGTATATTTGATTAACAACAGAAAAGCTTGCAAGGGCGGTCGGCTAATCTCCCAGAAGGGAGGTGATGCCGTTGGAAACGAAAGACGTTCTAACCTTGATGCTCGGGACAGCGACTCTAGTCGTATTGTTTATCGGACTCATAATTACGTTGATCGAAAAGTTCCAGAAAAGGAAATAGACCGCCCTGGCCAAAGGTAGCGGTCTATTTCTGCCCGTAACACCTATTCAAGCTTGCCGCCCTTAAAAGCGGCTGTTGTACTGAGGGGCGGTTCCAGCCGTCCCTTTTGTGTATTACAAAAAGTATTACAGTCATTATATAACGTAACATATGGTGATGTCACTTGAAATTTACAGGGTAAATATCAAGTGACATCACCATATTGCTAATATACGACTTCACCCTGATCGACATCGCCAATGTGTTAATTGCCTCCTTTATTGCATATGTTGTTTCAAAAGGTGGGAATTACATGTACCGAAGCGAGGATGTCTTCTGTCAACAAATTGGGTCCATTCTCGGGGGTGAAGCAACATTTGAAA is from Candidatus Cohnella colombiensis and encodes:
- a CDS encoding putative holin-like toxin; its protein translation is METKDVLTLMLGTATLVVLFIGLIITLIEKFQKRK